Proteins encoded together in one Benincasa hispida cultivar B227 chromosome 1, ASM972705v1, whole genome shotgun sequence window:
- the LOC120070541 gene encoding protein FLUORESCENT IN BLUE LIGHT, chloroplastic, giving the protein MAMAMRCSCFLSRLNSRQSPPSDQLSRKLHVSGRIPHISLNVDNFVAFCGDSIVRPLGIQNSLPVLKCQGNIETRFPVTAFLLANIFTFSVPLKAMAETCEAESSAFNMPILLSVALVGATVGGLLARQRRGELKRLNEQLRQINAALRRQAKIESYAPTLSYAPVGGRILENEVIVDPRKEELISRLKSGKNFLRNQDPEKAYVEFKTALELAQSLQDPIEEKKAARGLGASLQRQGKYREAIKYHSMVLAISEREGEQSGNTEAFGAIADCYTELGDLEKAAYYYDKYIARLETD; this is encoded by the exons ATGGCGATGGCAATGCGTTGCTCTTGTTTTCTTTCCCGCCTCAATTCCCGGCAATCTCCTCCCTCCGATCAGTTATCGAGGAAGCTCCATGTTTCCG GGAGAATACCTCATATTTCACTTAATGTGGACAATTTTGTTGCATTTTGTGGGGACAGCATCGTCAGACCACTTGGGATACAGAATTCGTTGCCCGTTTTAAAATGTCAG GGAAATATTGAGACAAGATTTCCAGTTACAGCGTTTCTCTTGGctaatatatttacattttccGTACCATTGAAAGCTATGGCTGAAACATGCGAGGCTGAGAGTTCTGCTTTCAACATGCCAATACTTCTTTCTGTCGCCCTTGTAGGGGCCACTGTTGGAG GGTTGCTTGCTCGGCAAAGAAGGGGAGAACTGAAGCGGTTAAATGAACAACTTCGTCAGATTAACGCGGCATTGAGAAGGCAAGCAAAGATTGAGTCTTATGCTCCCACCTTAAGTTATGCTCCTGTTGGTGGAAGAATACTTGAGAATGAAGTTATTGTTGATCCAAGGAAGGAGGAGTTGATCTCTCGATTGAAGTCTGGAAAGAACTTTTTGAGAAATCAAGATCCGGAGAAGGCATATGTGGAGTTTAAGACTGCTCTTGAGCTTGCTCAGAGTCTACAGGATCCAATTGAGGAGAAGAAGGCTGCAAGAGGTTTAG GGGCTTCACTGCAGAGGCAGGGAAAGTATCGAGAAGCAATCAAATACCATTCAATGGTTTTGGCAATCTCTGAAAGAGAAGGAGAACAATCAGGAAACACTGAAGCCTTTGGAGCAATTGCTGATTGCTACACTGAACTAGGCGATCTTGAGAAAGCTGCCTACTATTATGACAAGTACATAGCGAGGCTGGAAACAGACTGA